In Raphanus sativus cultivar WK10039 chromosome 5, ASM80110v3, whole genome shotgun sequence, the following proteins share a genomic window:
- the LOC108859684 gene encoding 3-hydroxyisobutyryl-CoA hydrolase 1-like isoform X2 yields MASEPHSQVLVEETSNVRILTLNRPKKLNALSLNMINRLLQLFLAYEEDPSVKLIILKGQGRAFCAGADVSAVVRDIRLGKWRRSADFSSLQYTLNYVMATYSKNQVSILNGIVMGGGAGACVHGRFRIATENTVFAMPETALGLFPDVGASYFLSRLPGFFGEYLGLTGARLDGTEMLSCGLATHFVPSTMLSALEADLCRIGSSDPVTYASTILDAYTQHPHPKHRSACHRLDVIDKCFSRRTVEEIISALEREATHKQDDWISATIGALKKASPAGLKISLRSIREGRLQGVGQCLIRENRMVSHVMKGDISKDFVEGCRAILIDKDRNPKWEPRRLEDMKDSMVEQYFKRMEEEDGWEDLKLPSRKHLPASAIAKL; encoded by the exons atggcCTCTGAACCTCACTCTCAG GTCTTAGTGGAAGAGACATCGAATGTAAGAATTTTGACACTAAACAGACCAAAGAAGCTGAATGCTTTGTCATTGAACATG ATCAATCGGTTGCTGCAACTGTTCCTTGCGTATGAGGAGGACCCTAGTGTCAAACTTATTATCCTAAAG GGTCAGGGAAGAGCGTTTTGTGCCGGTGCTGATGTTTCAGCTGTTGTTCGTGACATCAGACTAGGCAAATGGAGACGCAGTGCTGATTTCTCGTCACTTCAATATACTCTCAACTATGTAATGGCCACGTATAGTAAAAACCAG GTTTCAATTTTGAATGGTATTGTTATGGGAGGCGGAGCTGGGGCCTGCGTCCATGGTAGATTTCGTATTGCAACTGAGAACACG GTTTTTGCCATGCCTGAGACAGCTCTAGGGCTATTTCCAGATGTAGGCGCCTCCTACTTCTTGTCAAGGCTCCCTGGATTTTTTg GAGAGTATCTTGGCCTCACAGGAGCTAGGTTAGATGGCACTGAAATGCTTTCTTGTGGTCTTGCAACTCATTTTGTGCCTTCAACG ATGTTGAGTGCCTTAGAAGCAGATCTTTGCAGAATTGGTTCAAGTGATCCAGTTACCTATGCCTCAACAATTCTCGATGCGTACACTCAACATCCACATCCAAAACATAGGAGTGCTTGCCACAG ACTAGATGTTATTGATAAGTGCTTCTCGAGAAGAACAGTCGAAGAAATTATATCTGCACTT GAGAGAGAGGCCACTCATAAACAAGATGATTGGATCTCAGCTACCATTGGAGCATTAAAGAAAGCTTCACCAGCAGGCCTTAAAATCTCCCTTAGATCG ATAAGAGAGGGTCGATTGCAAGGGGTGGGGCAGTGTCTTATCCGTGAGAATAGAATGGTGTCACATGTGATGAAGGGAGATATAAGCAAAGATTTTGTGGAG GGGTGTAGAGCCATATTGATAGACAAAGATAGGAACCCAAAG TGGGAGCCAAGGCGACTGGAGGATATGAAGGATAGCATGGTAGAGCAGTACTTCAAGAGAATGGAAGAAGAGGATGGATGGGAGGATCTAAAGCTTCCATCAAGGAAACACTTGCCTGCTTCAGCGATCGCAAAGCTGTAA
- the LOC108859684 gene encoding 3-hydroxyisobutyryl-CoA hydrolase 1-like isoform X1, translated as MASEPHSQVLVEETSNVRILTLNRPKKLNALSLNMINRLLQLFLAYEEDPSVKLIILKGQGRAFCAGADVSAVVRDIRLGKWRRSADFSSLQYTLNYVMATYSKNQVSILNGIVMGGGAGACVHGRFRIATENTVFAMPETALGLFPDVGASYFLSRLPGFFGEYLGLTGARLDGTEMLSCGLATHFVPSTMLSALEADLCRIGSSDPVTYASTILDAYTQHPHPKHRSACHRLDVIDKCFSRRTVEEIISALEREATHKQDDWISATIGALKKASPAGLKISLRSVCFEDASQACNDGKDKLTLIVLYKFQIREGRLQGVGQCLIRENRMVSHVMKGDISKDFVEGCRAILIDKDRNPKWEPRRLEDMKDSMVEQYFKRMEEEDGWEDLKLPSRKHLPASAIAKL; from the exons atggcCTCTGAACCTCACTCTCAG GTCTTAGTGGAAGAGACATCGAATGTAAGAATTTTGACACTAAACAGACCAAAGAAGCTGAATGCTTTGTCATTGAACATG ATCAATCGGTTGCTGCAACTGTTCCTTGCGTATGAGGAGGACCCTAGTGTCAAACTTATTATCCTAAAG GGTCAGGGAAGAGCGTTTTGTGCCGGTGCTGATGTTTCAGCTGTTGTTCGTGACATCAGACTAGGCAAATGGAGACGCAGTGCTGATTTCTCGTCACTTCAATATACTCTCAACTATGTAATGGCCACGTATAGTAAAAACCAG GTTTCAATTTTGAATGGTATTGTTATGGGAGGCGGAGCTGGGGCCTGCGTCCATGGTAGATTTCGTATTGCAACTGAGAACACG GTTTTTGCCATGCCTGAGACAGCTCTAGGGCTATTTCCAGATGTAGGCGCCTCCTACTTCTTGTCAAGGCTCCCTGGATTTTTTg GAGAGTATCTTGGCCTCACAGGAGCTAGGTTAGATGGCACTGAAATGCTTTCTTGTGGTCTTGCAACTCATTTTGTGCCTTCAACG ATGTTGAGTGCCTTAGAAGCAGATCTTTGCAGAATTGGTTCAAGTGATCCAGTTACCTATGCCTCAACAATTCTCGATGCGTACACTCAACATCCACATCCAAAACATAGGAGTGCTTGCCACAG ACTAGATGTTATTGATAAGTGCTTCTCGAGAAGAACAGTCGAAGAAATTATATCTGCACTT GAGAGAGAGGCCACTCATAAACAAGATGATTGGATCTCAGCTACCATTGGAGCATTAAAGAAAGCTTCACCAGCAGGCCTTAAAATCTCCCTTAGATCGGTTTGTTTCGAAGATGCATCACAAGCATGCAATGATGGGAAAGATAAGTTGACTCTGATTGTGTTGTATAAATTTCAGATAAGAGAGGGTCGATTGCAAGGGGTGGGGCAGTGTCTTATCCGTGAGAATAGAATGGTGTCACATGTGATGAAGGGAGATATAAGCAAAGATTTTGTGGAG GGGTGTAGAGCCATATTGATAGACAAAGATAGGAACCCAAAG TGGGAGCCAAGGCGACTGGAGGATATGAAGGATAGCATGGTAGAGCAGTACTTCAAGAGAATGGAAGAAGAGGATGGATGGGAGGATCTAAAGCTTCCATCAAGGAAACACTTGCCTGCTTCAGCGATCGCAAAGCTGTAA